Proteins found in one Chloroflexota bacterium genomic segment:
- a CDS encoding formate dehydrogenase accessory protein FdhE, with protein MERSDDSKILQRLEKWAQRNGSLPPVIETYEKLLRLQSEARSRLIVQQPDLTKEAALSQLSQGIPLLKFEELPLDWPTVQNLFRAAVLILTEHNSDNRRDTKALGNIASDTPLLQQSARDWYQGHSLSPIAAQNHISEKLLSNIIQATLRPFLMAHSEALSKLIKQEIWRRKNCPVCGGNPDFASLDKDQGARWLMCSRCDTQWLFQRLQCSSCGTQDHDALAYLTDDDELYRIYTCEKCQSYIKAIDLRKTGSEVLLPLERILTSDLDRQATEKGYKSV; from the coding sequence ATGGAGAGATCAGACGATAGCAAGATCCTGCAAAGACTTGAGAAGTGGGCACAAAGGAATGGCTCGCTGCCCCCTGTTATCGAGACCTACGAGAAGCTGCTTCGTCTTCAAAGTGAGGCCAGGTCTCGCCTTATTGTTCAGCAGCCTGACCTGACCAAAGAAGCCGCTCTCAGCCAGCTAAGCCAAGGCATTCCCCTGCTGAAGTTCGAAGAGCTTCCCTTAGACTGGCCTACAGTGCAAAATCTGTTCCGGGCAGCCGTTCTCATCCTGACCGAACACAACAGCGATAACCGCAGAGATACCAAAGCCCTGGGAAACATCGCCTCTGACACCCCGCTACTCCAACAATCGGCCAGGGATTGGTATCAAGGGCACTCATTGTCACCTATCGCTGCACAAAATCACATCAGCGAGAAGCTTCTGTCCAATATTATTCAGGCTACCCTCCGTCCTTTCCTGATGGCTCACTCCGAAGCATTGTCGAAGTTAATCAAACAGGAAATATGGCGGCGCAAGAACTGCCCGGTTTGCGGAGGCAACCCGGATTTCGCCTCCCTGGATAAAGACCAGGGAGCAAGGTGGTTAATGTGCTCTCGCTGCGACACACAGTGGCTTTTCCAGCGATTGCAGTGTTCCAGCTGCGGCACCCAGGATCATGATGCCCTTGCCTATCTCACTGACGACGATGAACTATATCGCATATATACCTGTGAAAAGTGCCAGAGCTATATCAAGGCTATCGATCTGCGGAAGACAGGTTCAGAGGTATTACTGCCCTTAGAAAGAATCCTTACCTCAGACCTGGATAGGCAAGCAACAGAGAAGGGATACAAGTCTGTCTAG